A region from the Rhizoctonia solani chromosome 13, complete sequence genome encodes:
- a CDS encoding glycosyltransferase family 1 protein, producing MNKLKLYRSREYKTHASATDPISGTALPLLRVVNGFVHGVVKIGSSRPDKGVAKMVTSTVGGVQTVLQGVTEGLTNVPKLYGSEVRETKPVTGFASGIVEGGKGFAYGLYDGITGLVNEPVRGFKEKGALGAAIGVGTGVLSFYMKPAAGFLQFFSMPMEGGVKDIRTLFTKGISQERIATRRAEGVLVVKQSSQEEQDSIIRAFAEHKDKTLRDRKGKGRLQ from the exons ATGAATAAATTGAAATTATACA GATCCCGCGAATATAAGACGCATGCATCGGCCACAGACCCTATTAGCGGCACTGCACTTCCACTTCTCAGAGTTGTCAATGGTTTTGTTCATGGGGTGGTAAAAATAGGATCCAGTAGGCCTGATAAAGGGGTTGCAAAGATGGTTACTTCAACCGTTGGAG GAGTCCAAACGGTTCTTCAAGGTGTAACAGAGGGGCTTACCAATGTTCCTAAGCTTTATGGGAGTGAAGTTCGCGAAACTAAACCAGTGACTGGATTCGCCTCTGGTATCGTGGAGGGTGGTAAG GGCTTCGCCTATGGACTTTATGATGGAATTACTGGTTTAGTAAATGAACCGGTGAGGggtttcaaggaaaag GGTGCTTTGGGTGCTGCCATCGGAGTTGGCACTGGGG TACTAAGCTTCTACATGAAACCTGCTGCTGGGTTTCTCCAATTTTTTTCCATGCCGATGGAAGGCGGGGTCAAAGATATCCGCACTCTGTTCACCAAAGGTATAAGCCAGGAAAGAATAGCGACAAGACGTGCCGAAGGCGTTCTTGTTGTAAAACAATCGAGTCAAGAAGAGCAAGATTCGATTATCCGAGCGTTCGCTGAACACAAGGACAAAACACTGCGCGATaggaaaggaaaaggaaggTTACAGTAA